The following is a genomic window from Crossiella equi.
CGTCGCCGAAGCTCTCCATGTCCACGTCGAGCTCGACGTCGGCCCTCGGCACCAGCACGCGCTCCTCGCGCCGGACCATGGACGCCCCGCGCAGCCAGGCCTTGGCCAGCAGCACGGCGTGGCCGAACGGCATGCCGACCATGTTCGGCGGCTCGGCTGCCCGGGGGTCCTGCTCGGCGAGCTGGTCCACGGTGGCCACGCCGATCCCGCGCAGCGAGACGGCGTCCTCACCGCGCACGACCAGGCTGACGTCGCGCCGCTCGATCAGCGCGGCCTCGCAGGTGGGCCACCACGGGCAGCTGCGGCACTCCAGGATCCGCGAGGGCCGGGCCAGCGGGTCGCGCTGCTTGGCGGCGGCCGCGGCCACCGCGAGCCGGTCGGCGAAGCGCGCGTCATATTCCACGAGCGCGGTGCGCCCGTTCGGCCAGGTCGGCGCCTCCAGGTCATGCCAGAGCACCACGTCCGCGTCCAGGCCGATGACCCCGCCCATGGCCCGCCCGGTCTGCGCGAGCCCGGCGGCCTGGAGCAGCCGGTGCGCGTGGGCCAGCCGCAGCTGGTCGCGTGGCTGGGGCCGCACCTTCCGGATCGGGTCGACCCGCGCGCCGCCCGGGTAGGGCTGGGTGAACGGGGTGGTGCGCGCGCCGGTGCCCGGGTCGGTGATCTTGTGCCGGACCACCAGGACCGGGATGTACCCACCGGCCCCGTCGCTGACCAGCAGGTCGATGCCCCCGCGCCGCCCGCCCGAGGTGTCCGAGGGCAGCAGCCCGCCCCAGACGAACTTGGCCCCGGCCTTGAGCACGTTCGTGGTCATGCGTTCCCGGTCGGCCGGGCCCTCGCCCGCGGGCACCTCCACCCAGCCGACCCCCATCTGGTTGGACAGGCGGTCGGCGACCGCGCGCCGGTGGGCCGCGGCGTCACTGATGCGCTGCTCGGCCGCCGGGTCCGGCGGCGCCTTCGGCGCGTCGACCATGGTCGGGTCATGTTCGAGGTGCACGCGGCGGCGGCACCGGGTCACCACCCCGGCATCAAGTAGCACCGCTTGCGTCACTCATGCAGGGTAAGCGGCCAGTTGTGAATGGGTAGCGCCAACCCGGTTGATCTCGACACCTTGCGCGCCAAACCGGCCGGAAACCGCCCGAGCGGCCTACGCTGACCGCATGGCGCGCAGGCGAGGAGTGCCCAAGCTGACCCCCGGCCGAGCGAAGTACCTGATCGGCCTCGGCAAACTGCTGGCCCCGGTCCTGGCGCCGTACGCGCTGAAGGCGGCGGGTGCCGCACGGGACGGCTACGACCGGTTCCGGGCCCGCAAGCTGGGCGTCCCGGTCGAGCACCTGCACAACTTCTCCGGCCGGGGCGGGGCGCTGCACGCCCGGATCGCGGGCATCGCGAACGCCCTGGCCGAGCTGCGGGTGCACGCGGACGAGGAGATCACCGAGTTCGTCAAGACCAGCGAGCAGCGCCTGGTGGAGCTGGCCGCCGTGCTGCGCGCGGCCGAGCGCATGCCCAGCCAGCGCCGCAGGTCAGCGCACCGCAGCGTGGCGACCGAGCTGGACCGTGTCGAGGCCCAGCTGCTGAACCACCTGGGCGTGTGAGGGGGCGGCACCCCTGCCCGCGGTGGGCGCCCGGACAGAGGTGCCACCACTTGCCCGGCCCGGGGCGGCTACCGGCGACCGTGGCGGGTCACCGGACCCCGGCCAAGCCGCTTCCATGAAACGGTGCCAGGCGCACCGGGCGCAACAGCAGGACGAAGGCAACTGCGGCCACCACGGCCCCGGCCAGCGCGGACACCGAGAAAACACCCAGCATCAGGTTCACCGGGATGAGCAGTCCGGCGAACCACAGCGCCATGGTGCGCAGCTGCCGCGGCCAGGCGGGCAG
Proteins encoded in this region:
- a CDS encoding DUF6474 family protein; protein product: MISTPCAPNRPETARAAYADRMARRRGVPKLTPGRAKYLIGLGKLLAPVLAPYALKAAGAARDGYDRFRARKLGVPVEHLHNFSGRGGALHARIAGIANALAELRVHADEEITEFVKTSEQRLVELAAVLRAAERMPSQRRRSAHRSVATELDRVEAQLLNHLGV
- a CDS encoding TM0106 family RecB-like putative nuclease; the encoded protein is MTQAVLLDAGVVTRCRRRVHLEHDPTMVDAPKAPPDPAAEQRISDAAAHRRAVADRLSNQMGVGWVEVPAGEGPADRERMTTNVLKAGAKFVWGGLLPSDTSGGRRGGIDLLVSDGAGGYIPVLVVRHKITDPGTGARTTPFTQPYPGGARVDPIRKVRPQPRDQLRLAHAHRLLQAAGLAQTGRAMGGVIGLDADVVLWHDLEAPTWPNGRTALVEYDARFADRLAVAAAAAKQRDPLARPSRILECRSCPWWPTCEAALIERRDVSLVVRGEDAVSLRGIGVATVDQLAEQDPRAAEPPNMVGMPFGHAVLLAKAWLRGASMVRREERVLVPRADVELDVDMESFGDAGAYMWGCYLSGVDIGEPQGYRAFVTWDPLPCKDEARSFGEFWSWLTQIRLRARARGLSFRAYCYNELAENRWMLGSAERFKGKPDIPTIQTVQDFISSPQWVDIFGIVRDQFLCAKGKGLKMIAPAAGFHWRDPEAGGENSMRWYRDAVGMDGFTPPDLSQRTRLLEYNEDDVRATYTLRRWMDSEAVYELPYAGEL